CAGGCGGTGATCTGGGCCAACAGTGTGGAGCGATCCGTTGTGTTTAGATCGAGCGCGATCTGTTGGGGCGCGCTTGTCTCATCCAGCGCAAGAATGGCAGCCACGGGCGTTGCTGAGGCCTCGACCGGCCCTGCTTCCCGCACCAGGCGCGGCACGTCGTCCAGCTGCGCTGCTTTGACACCGGCGACTATGAGCGCGAGCTGATCGAGATCGGCGCGAAGCGCCTGTACGGACGCGCCCACGACATGCAGCTCATCGGCCAGTCCGTCGAAGCTGCGCGGCGCGGGCAGAAATATCGCCTTGCCGAGCCTGACGATCCCCGTGACGACAAGGCCAGCAAAGGGAATGCGGCGAAGAAGGCGGTAAAGCCTCTTCATGGTGTCGATGGCGGCACTCATGCGGGTAATACCCTGCTTGTCGCGCGGCGCGGCTCATCCCCGCACAGCAGGGCATCGACACTGGCGACCGAGGCCTCGTTCCAGGCGCTCATATAGGCGGTGAGCTTCGGGAAGAGTTCGTTTGTTGCCGCAAGGGCGTCCCGAATCTTGCCCGCCAGATGATGCGGCTGACCCGGCCGCTCGGCCACGTAGACGGCGCGCAAGTCCGGGTGGTCACGAAACAGGTGACAGGAAGGGCCGATCAGGCAGGGTACGCCCTCGGCTAAACTCTCGAGAGGTAACATGGGCAGGCATTCCGAGGTCGTGATGGAGAGGGTGATCGCCGTCTTACGAAGGGCCGCCTTGAGATCCTGTGGCGCCAACGGGTCGGGAGATATCTCGCCCGTGCTGAGACCAATCTCCTCGATCAGGGCCAGGGCACGGTTGTCGAAACCGGCACCGCTGACAGTCACGTGGCGGAGTTCGGAAAGTGCCAGCAGCGTGGCATAAGGGAGCTTCCGGTATTCCGACGATCCGGACAGCCAGATGCCGGCAGAGTCCCGTGCGCTGGTCGGACGGACGGTGGCTGGGTCGACGGCGATGCGGTTCTGCACGAAGGTTGCATTGAACCCGAGCGAGCGCAGAAAACCGTCGAGGCCTCGCTTCACGACCCCGATGCGGCGGATATGGCCCGCTTGGGCCGCGTCGAGCCACATTTGAAGCAGACCCCAATCCGCGGCCTCGCCCATTTGCAGAAAACTCGAATGCCACAGCAGATCGGTCTCGATAGGCCGCCGACGGCGAATGGCCTCGACCAGCTTGCGCATGGAGGGATCGCAACCTGACATCACAAGCTTATCGATAGGAAGATAGGCGATCCGCGCGGCGCAGGTCTCAATCTCAGCCGTCGAGAGATCTTCCGGATGGCTGTCGTCGACCGGAATTGGAAGTGAACGGTCAAACAGATTGACCGTCGAGGCTGCTGGTCCGCGCCACCGCGGCGTGTAGAGAGCGAGCGTGACGGCCTGGGCATCGGACTGAGCCGGTGCGGCCATCGCCGTCGCGATGTGGCGATCGAGGGCACTTTCCAATGCCCTTATGCGGAGATGACGCGCGCTTGTGCGGCGCTGGCTTGTCCGAGCCGTAGGCCGTGCCGCGCCTATGCTCACGGGGCGGGCTGTCGCGTCATCGAGCGTAGCGGTCAACGGCGGAGCATCGGCTGGCTCGATGCGGACAAGCCCCGCGTGAGGGTGGCTCAGCAGCTCGACCTCGCCGCCGGTGAAGGGCAGATGCAGCACATCGCCGGCCGCGAGGCGGATGGCGAGCGGCAGGCGAACACCATGGCCGACGCGCAGATTGCGGATGCGCTCGCCGCCGGTCGGCAGTGCCAGGGTGGCGAGATCGACAGGCCTGCCCAGGGCTGTGGTGGCCCCGGTGACGATGACGGGTTCGTCCGGCAGCCAGCGTGCCAGAAGTGAGGGCACCGGCATGACTAGGGTCTCGCCTCGCGCCGGGCGCATCGCGCGCGCCACCTTGAGGCTGGCCAGCGAAGCTGGATGCACTGCGCGTCCGGGGACACGCCGGATGAAGCGGCGGAGGAGGGAAAACTGTCCGATCATCGTCAGGCCGCCGGTGATATCAGGAGCTGGGAAATCGCTTCCGTCCGGGCCGGGTTCGCGTGCGGGGTCTGTACGATGCTGTCATGCAGCATTGCCCATTGCGCATGGTAGTTGCGCGCGAGCATACAAAGCATCGCACCGAGCTCGTCGGACTGTTCCCAATACGGTGACGACATGGTAGCGGCGACCGTTTCGGGCAGCGGGACGGCACCTGGCCCAACAAGGACGAGCCCGCCTTGATCCAGGACGACGAGCGCTTCCAGATCAATGGCGCCATCTGGGAAGGGGGCCACATAAACGACCGGCGTCCCGGCGAGCCGCGCGAGCGCGTCCTCGATCGCGAAATAGGGGAGAAGCCTTTTTCCAAGCCCGAAGGTTCTCAGCAGGGTCGCGAGATGGCTGAGTTCCTCGGGCACGAGAATGGCCCCCACGCGGTCACCGATCTCTGCAACAGCAATGGCGACTGCTGCCGCGATGTGACCATGGGTGGGTGTCTCTCCCGAGCCGCGCCCGATTAAAAGAGCGACGCGCCCCATGCGCGGCCGCCGGCGTGCCGGAGCCGGCGTGAGCCGGCACGGGATGGCCGAGCCGCCAAGCGCCGTGATGGTTCCCGTCAACGCTTCGTCGATGGCGAGGAGTTTGAAGCGGTCGCCGGCTTGACGCTGGCAGCCGACGAGATCGCGCAGAGCGTTCCAGTCGCCGGACCGCCAGCGGATCCCCGAACTGAGAACATAGAGGATATCGACGTGGGGGATGCGCCGGACCAGGATACCCGCGACCGCCCGCGCCAGAGGGCCGTCCATCAGCACGGCGCTGGACAGCTCGGCGCTGCGCAGACAGGCTTCGACGAGCCGTGCGCTCTCGTCCCCATCGGTCAACGTGCTGAGGTCGAGATGGATGCGTGCCGCCGGCACGGGAGGCGCCAGGTAGCGGCTCAGGGCGCGCCCACCAACACCTTCGACGATATGGCACGCAGAGCCGGCCCCTGCCGCCGTATTGCTGCTCGTTGGCACGGTCGTGACGTCCGGGGCTTGCCCCATCGCGGCGCTGGCCTGATCAGCGGCAGCTTCGGCCACCGCCAGACGGCGCCGGCTTGAGCGCGGCACTTTTTCCGTTTTTGTAGCATGCAGCTCAGATTGAGGCGTGCACGCTGAAGGCTCGCGAGCATCCACGGCGATCTCGTTATGGAAATGAATAAAAAATGAATAAATAAGACAATGATATATGCAATCGAGGTTAATATATTGCTAATAATAATAAAAAAATCAATATAGTTCTTCATGTAATTTACGCATATTCTCGTAATTTACGTTATAATAAATAGTAATTTGATAGAGACTGTACATGTCGGATCTAAATTGATGTCGCGCGTCATAGATGCGAAACGCGAAAAGCCGTATATCGATGGTATTCTCTGATCTTAGGCGTTTTATGGAACCCTTGCGCGTGGTGGGGAATTGCGAAATGCGCAGGCTGGATAGCGTGTTGTGCTGGTCGCGCGGAGCGTATGGCGCCTTGCGAACATCGCACGGCTGGCTTATGTCGCGCGCTGGTGTCGCTGGCGCCGTCGACGTCGGGTGCGATCTGCCGTCGAACGCATTCTTTGGCCGGGTGGAGAATCCTGGTGGAAAATGCCTGCGTTTCATGATGCCTTGCACGGGGGTTACGGCTTTTGCCCGGGATCCCGGCGTGGCCCACTTTGCGGGCCGGCACGGACGAGAAACTGAGGTTGTGAGATTGACCCGCGAAACGAACGGACCGAGCGCAGATCAGCAGCCTGCGAATACGGATGGCTCAAGTGGTGGCAACGCCATGTGGGGCGGGCGATTTTCCACCACGCCAAGCGCGCTGATGGAGGCGATCAACGTCTCGATCGGCTTCGACAAGCGTCTGGCGGGTGAGGATATCACGGGCTCCCTTGCCCACAGTGATATGCTCGCCGCGACCGGCATCATCACCGAGGCGGATCGCGACGCGATCCATGCGGGTCTCGAGGCCGTCCGTGAGGAGATCACCGAGGGGCATTTCGCCTTTTCCACGGCGCTCGAAGACATTCATATGAATGTCGAGGCTCGCTTGCGCGAGATCGCCGGTCCAGCGGCCGGCCGGCTGCATACCGCGCGCAGCCGCAATGACCAGGTTGCCACCGACATCCGCCTGTTCGTGCGTGACGCCCATGACCGCGCCGACGCCGGCTTCACCGCGCTGATGCGTGCCCTTCTCATCCAGGCCGAGCAGCATGTGGCGACGGTGATGCCTGGCTTCACGCATCTTCAAAGCGCGCAACCCGTGACTTTCGGTCATCATCTCATGGCCTATGTCGAGATGATCGGGCGCGATCGCAGTCGCATGCGCGATTCCCGCAAGCGTCTCAACGAATGCCCGCTTGGCGCCGCGGCTCTTGCCGGCACGTCCTTTCCCATCGACAGGCATATGACGGCCAAGGCGCTCGGCTTTGATGGACCGACGCGTAATTCGCTCGATTCAGTGTCGGACCGGGATTCGCTTCTGGAATACATGACGGTGGCCTCTATTGCGGCCGTCCACCTGTCGCGCCTCGCCGAGGAACTCGTGGTGTGGATGACGCCGCAGTTTGCCTTCGTGCGTCTTTCGGACCGCTGGACCACAGGCTCCAGCATCATGCCGCAGAAGAAGAACCCGGACGCGGCCGAGCTCGTGCGAGCAAAAACGGGACGGATCTTCGGTGCGCTGATGGGCCTCCTGACTGTCATGAAAGGTTTGCCGCTCGCCTATTCCAAGGACATGCAGGAAGATAAGGAGCGTCTGTTCGACGCAGTCGATACACTCGAACTCGCGCTGGCCGCGACGGCTGGGATGATCGAGGATCTCACCGTCGATGAGGGCCGCATGGCAGCCGCTGCCGGCGCCGGTTTCTCCACCGCCACCGATCTCGCCGACTGGCTGGTGCGCGCTCTCGACATGCCCTTCCGCGACGCCCACCACGTCACAGGCCGGCTGGTCGCGGAGGCCGAACGGCAGGGCGTTGATCTGGAAGATTTGCCTCTCGAGGCATTCACTTCGGTCGAGCCGCGCATCACCGCGGCGGTTTACGATGTGCTCGGCGTCGACAATTCGGTGAAATCGCGTACCAGTTTCGGCGGCACGGCACCTGCGCGTGTGGCGGAGCAGATCGCCTGGTGGAAGAGCAAAATCTGAGCAAGGCCCGAACCAGCCCCTCCATGTCGAAACGTGTTGCGATTATCGGTGCCGGCCCTGGCGGGTTGATGGCGGCGGAGCGCTTGGCCCGGAAGGGTCATTCCGTCACCGTCTTCG
This portion of the Chelatococcus sp. YT9 genome encodes:
- the argH gene encoding argininosuccinate lyase, producing MWGGRFSTTPSALMEAINVSIGFDKRLAGEDITGSLAHSDMLAATGIITEADRDAIHAGLEAVREEITEGHFAFSTALEDIHMNVEARLREIAGPAAGRLHTARSRNDQVATDIRLFVRDAHDRADAGFTALMRALLIQAEQHVATVMPGFTHLQSAQPVTFGHHLMAYVEMIGRDRSRMRDSRKRLNECPLGAAALAGTSFPIDRHMTAKALGFDGPTRNSLDSVSDRDSLLEYMTVASIAAVHLSRLAEELVVWMTPQFAFVRLSDRWTTGSSIMPQKKNPDAAELVRAKTGRIFGALMGLLTVMKGLPLAYSKDMQEDKERLFDAVDTLELALAATAGMIEDLTVDEGRMAAAAGAGFSTATDLADWLVRALDMPFRDAHHVTGRLVAEAERQGVDLEDLPLEAFTSVEPRITAAVYDVLGVDNSVKSRTSFGGTAPARVAEQIAWWKSKI